A region of Plantactinospora sp. BC1 DNA encodes the following proteins:
- a CDS encoding dihydrodipicolinate synthase family protein: MTFSGVYVPLITPFDATGAVALDALDALTHQVLAAGAAGVVALGTTGEPASLNVRERQAVVDAVARVCRERNAPLIVGANAVEAVEALPRRAEVVAALSVVPPFLRPGEAGVLAHFASLAAASPVPLVVYHVPYRTGQHLGTDAIRRLAELPGVAGIKYSVGAIDGGTVELLAEPPPDFAVLGGDDTLISALLALGAHGGILASAHLGTAAFVALAEAWRAGDAARARSLGHRLAALSTALFAEPNPTVIKAVLHAQGRIPTPSVRLPLVRPGPEAVRAAARLAQDDGWRTLSLQGLA, from the coding sequence ATGACGTTCTCCGGCGTGTACGTACCGCTGATCACCCCGTTCGACGCCACCGGCGCGGTGGCGCTCGACGCACTCGACGCGCTGACCCACCAGGTGCTGGCGGCCGGTGCGGCCGGGGTGGTGGCGCTGGGCACCACGGGCGAGCCGGCGTCGCTGAACGTCCGGGAGCGGCAGGCCGTGGTCGACGCCGTGGCCCGGGTCTGCCGGGAGCGGAACGCCCCGCTGATCGTCGGGGCGAACGCGGTGGAGGCGGTCGAGGCGCTGCCCCGGCGGGCCGAGGTGGTGGCGGCGCTCAGCGTGGTACCGCCGTTCCTGCGCCCCGGCGAGGCCGGCGTACTCGCGCACTTCGCCTCGCTCGCCGCCGCCAGCCCGGTGCCGCTGGTCGTCTACCACGTGCCGTACCGGACGGGTCAGCACCTCGGCACGGACGCGATCCGGCGGCTGGCCGAGCTGCCCGGGGTGGCCGGGATCAAGTACTCGGTCGGTGCCATCGACGGCGGCACCGTCGAGTTGCTGGCCGAACCGCCGCCCGACTTCGCGGTGCTGGGCGGCGACGACACGCTGATCTCCGCACTGCTGGCGCTCGGCGCGCACGGCGGCATCCTGGCCTCGGCACACCTCGGCACGGCCGCCTTCGTGGCGCTTGCCGAGGCGTGGCGGGCCGGCGACGCCGCCCGGGCCCGGTCGCTCGGGCACCGGCTCGCCGCGCTCTCCACCGCGCTCTTCGCCGAGCCGAACCCGACGGTGATCAAGGCGGTGCTGCACGCCCAGGGGCGCATCCCGACCCCCTCGGTACGGCTCCCGCTGGTCCGGCCCGGCCCGGAGGCGGTACGGGCGGCGGCACGGCTTGCGCAAGATGATGGATGGCGGACGCTTTCATTGCAAGGTCTTGCATAG